The following coding sequences lie in one Longimicrobium sp. genomic window:
- a CDS encoding molybdopterin oxidoreductase family protein — translation MTPTTLPLVQTGVVRGACPHDCPDTCAMLVHVQDGRAVRVQGDPDHPVTQGFLCTKVNRYVERTYHADRLATPLRRVGPKGEGRFEPASWDEALDDIARRLNEIRAGEHGPQAILPYSYSGTLGKVQGESMSSRFFHRIGASLLDRTICASAGSVGWGVTYGDRLGPTPEEAEHARFILLWGTNTLTSNPHLWPALRRAREAGARLMAIDPIRTRTAAQCDEHLPIRPGADAALALGLMHVIFRDGLDDEQYLRDHTVGWEALRERAGEWTPERAAGITGLDAARIEQLAHEYATTRPSFIRLNYGLQRHRGGGTAVRTISLLPAVTGAWRDLGGGATLSTSGAFQLNGGGLQRPDWVPPGTRTINMIQLGEALTSADAGVGGPPVQALVVYNSNPAAVAPDLGSVRQGLLRDDLFTVVMEHFVTDTARYADWVLPATTQLEHWDVHTAYGHLYLTLNRPSIAPVGESLPNTEIFRRLAVRMGLDDPEFADGDVDLIRQALESSHPWMQGITFERLLDEGWIRVAAPRDFRPYAEPKPNTPTGKIQILAPELESIGIDPLPTYVPPAESAEADPERAARYPLMLLSPPEHPLMNSTFANVPHLERAAGPTKLLLHPNEAAVRGVRDGDRLRCWNDRGHFYGRAVVTDDVRPGVAVSYGVRWAQLSDGGRTVNDTTSQGVTDMGGGAVFYDNAVEVEGAPGDEILDRVPRSGVYSTVPPS, via the coding sequence ATGACCCCGACTACGCTTCCCCTGGTCCAGACCGGCGTCGTGCGCGGCGCCTGCCCGCACGACTGCCCCGACACGTGCGCCATGCTGGTGCACGTGCAGGACGGCCGCGCCGTGCGCGTGCAGGGCGATCCCGACCACCCGGTGACGCAGGGGTTCCTGTGCACCAAGGTGAACCGCTACGTCGAGCGCACCTACCACGCCGACCGGCTGGCGACGCCGCTGCGGCGCGTAGGCCCCAAGGGCGAGGGACGCTTCGAGCCGGCGTCGTGGGACGAGGCGCTGGACGACATCGCCCGGCGGCTGAACGAGATCCGCGCGGGCGAGCACGGGCCGCAGGCCATCCTCCCCTACTCGTATTCCGGCACGCTGGGCAAGGTGCAGGGCGAGTCGATGTCCAGCCGCTTCTTTCACCGCATCGGCGCCAGCCTGCTGGACCGTACCATCTGCGCCAGCGCGGGCAGCGTCGGGTGGGGCGTCACCTATGGCGACCGCCTTGGGCCCACGCCGGAGGAAGCGGAGCACGCGCGGTTCATTTTGCTGTGGGGCACCAACACGCTCACCAGCAACCCGCACCTGTGGCCGGCGCTGCGCCGCGCTCGCGAGGCCGGCGCCCGCCTGATGGCCATCGACCCCATCCGCACGCGCACCGCCGCCCAGTGCGACGAGCACCTGCCCATCCGCCCCGGGGCCGACGCCGCGCTGGCGCTGGGGCTGATGCACGTGATCTTTCGCGACGGGCTGGATGACGAACAGTACCTGCGTGACCACACCGTCGGCTGGGAGGCGCTGCGGGAGCGGGCGGGCGAGTGGACGCCGGAGCGCGCGGCGGGCATCACGGGTCTGGATGCGGCCCGCATCGAGCAGCTGGCGCACGAGTACGCCACCACGCGGCCGTCGTTCATCCGGCTGAACTACGGGCTGCAGCGGCACCGGGGCGGCGGCACGGCGGTGCGGACGATCTCGCTGCTCCCCGCGGTCACCGGTGCCTGGCGCGACCTGGGCGGCGGCGCCACGCTCTCCACCAGCGGCGCCTTCCAGCTGAATGGCGGCGGGCTGCAGCGGCCGGACTGGGTTCCGCCGGGCACGCGTACCATCAACATGATCCAGCTGGGCGAGGCGCTGACCAGTGCCGATGCGGGCGTCGGCGGGCCGCCGGTGCAGGCGCTGGTCGTCTACAACAGCAATCCCGCGGCGGTGGCGCCCGACCTGGGGAGCGTGCGGCAGGGGCTGCTTCGCGACGACCTGTTCACCGTGGTGATGGAGCACTTCGTCACCGACACGGCGCGCTACGCCGACTGGGTGCTCCCCGCGACCACGCAGCTGGAGCACTGGGACGTGCACACGGCGTACGGGCACCTGTACCTGACGCTCAACCGGCCGTCCATCGCCCCCGTCGGCGAGTCGCTGCCCAACACCGAGATCTTCCGGCGGCTGGCTGTGCGGATGGGGCTGGACGATCCGGAGTTCGCGGACGGCGACGTGGACCTGATCCGCCAGGCGCTGGAGTCGTCGCACCCCTGGATGCAGGGGATCACCTTCGAGCGGCTGCTGGACGAGGGCTGGATCCGTGTCGCCGCCCCGCGCGACTTTCGCCCGTACGCGGAGCCGAAGCCCAACACCCCCACGGGAAAGATCCAGATCCTCGCGCCGGAGCTGGAGTCGATCGGCATCGATCCCCTGCCCACGTACGTGCCCCCCGCCGAGAGCGCCGAGGCAGACCCGGAACGCGCCGCGCGCTATCCGCTGATGCTGCTGTCGCCGCCGGAGCATCCGCTGATGAACAGCACCTTCGCCAACGTCCCCCACCTGGAGCGCGCGGCGGGGCCCACGAAGCTGCTGCTGCACCCCAACGAGGCGGCGGTGCGCGGGGTGCGCGACGGCGACCGCCTGCGCTGCTGGAACGACCGCGGCCACTTCTATGGCCGGGCGGTGGTCACCGACGACGTGCGGCCGGGCGTCGCCGTCTCCTACGGCGTGCGCTGGGCGCAGCTCTCGGACGGAGGCCGCACGGTGAACGATACCACCTCGCAGGGCGTCACCGACATGGGCGGCGGCGCGGTGTTCTACGACAACGCGGTCGAGGTGGAGGGGGCACCGGGGGACGAGATTCTGGACAGGGTGCCCCGTTCGGGTGTATATTCAACCGTTCCACCGAGTTAG
- a CDS encoding outer membrane beta-barrel protein: protein MKKTSVLSALLASLIGCSTGVAQDAPAQQRFTTRGFQFTVGLTGAQSTIEEGESATTGIGISLHAGYGITRRLSLFAGGTGTTMESGKYALAHVDLGGRFLLSEAQLRPYVQAGVTGRLAREEIPEHFDDKVIQIRGVGPSVGAGVEYGVSPEAAVDVGLVYTGGDYTEGKITKDPWTDLGSDAFGARSLRFTVGVTARL from the coding sequence ATGAAAAAGACATCGGTTCTCTCGGCGCTGCTCGCATCGCTCATCGGGTGCAGCACCGGCGTTGCCCAGGACGCGCCCGCGCAGCAGCGGTTCACCACCCGGGGTTTCCAGTTCACCGTGGGATTGACGGGAGCGCAGTCCACCATCGAAGAGGGAGAAAGCGCCACCACCGGGATCGGCATAAGCCTGCACGCGGGGTACGGCATCACACGCCGGCTTTCACTCTTTGCGGGAGGCACCGGAACGACGATGGAATCCGGCAAATACGCCCTGGCCCACGTCGATCTCGGTGGCCGGTTCCTGCTCTCCGAAGCCCAGCTGCGGCCGTACGTGCAGGCGGGGGTAACGGGGCGGCTGGCGAGGGAGGAGATCCCCGAGCACTTCGACGACAAGGTCATCCAGATCCGCGGAGTCGGCCCGAGCGTGGGCGCCGGGGTGGAGTACGGGGTCTCTCCCGAAGCCGCGGTAGACGTGGGGCTGGTCTACACCGGTGGCGACTACACGGAGGGAAAGATCACGAAGGACCCCTGGACGGACCTGGGCAGCGACGCATTCGGCGCACGGAGCCTGCGGTTCACGGTGGGCGTCACGGCGCGCCTCTAG
- a CDS encoding glycosyltransferase family 4 protein, producing the protein MRILYVSHSFPLPGDPLSNVGGMQRVAQGLHAALGEHPGVDLHSRLLETSWKQTPRRMPGFMAGLLREIPRVVKREKIDVVLHSSMVTASTTAVLGNAIRRAGALSAAIPVGRDVTLPTPGYQWFVPRVLKGLDLVFPISRATGQECLARGLSPAKMHVIPCGVDVDLFGAPRDRRAARRELLKSIGESAGTIPDDALILVSVGRHQERKGFTWFTEQVMPTMPSNVIYLITGEGPMTPQIRQAIDRHGLHGNVRLVGKVSEEMLLTLYRGADLFVMPNVHVKGDIEGFGVVMLEAGLCGMPVIAADLEGISDVIREGENGHLVPSQDAEAFRALVLRYRADRALVAQASSRAAAYTASHFSWSAIADTFVRILSQHTKTTGTVPAELARAAG; encoded by the coding sequence TTGCGAATCCTCTACGTTTCCCACTCGTTTCCGCTGCCCGGCGACCCGCTGAGCAACGTAGGCGGAATGCAGCGCGTGGCGCAGGGGCTGCACGCGGCCCTGGGCGAGCATCCGGGCGTGGATCTCCATTCGCGGCTGCTGGAAACGTCGTGGAAGCAGACGCCCCGCCGCATGCCGGGCTTCATGGCCGGGCTGCTGCGGGAGATTCCGCGCGTGGTGAAGCGCGAAAAGATCGACGTGGTGCTTCATTCGTCCATGGTCACCGCCTCCACCACGGCGGTGCTGGGCAACGCCATCCGCCGGGCGGGCGCCCTTTCGGCCGCCATTCCCGTGGGGCGCGACGTGACGCTGCCCACGCCGGGATACCAGTGGTTCGTCCCCAGGGTGCTCAAGGGGCTGGACCTGGTGTTTCCCATCAGCCGGGCCACGGGGCAGGAGTGCCTGGCGCGCGGCCTGTCGCCCGCCAAGATGCACGTGATTCCCTGCGGCGTTGACGTGGACCTGTTCGGCGCCCCACGCGACCGGCGCGCGGCGCGGCGCGAGCTGCTGAAGTCCATCGGCGAGTCGGCGGGCACCATTCCGGACGACGCGCTGATCCTGGTGAGCGTGGGGCGGCACCAGGAGCGCAAGGGCTTCACCTGGTTCACCGAGCAGGTGATGCCCACGATGCCCAGCAACGTGATCTACCTGATCACGGGCGAGGGGCCCATGACGCCGCAGATCCGTCAGGCCATCGACCGCCACGGCCTGCACGGGAACGTGCGGCTGGTGGGCAAGGTGTCGGAAGAGATGCTGCTGACGCTGTACCGCGGCGCCGACCTGTTCGTAATGCCCAACGTGCACGTGAAGGGCGACATCGAGGGCTTCGGCGTGGTGATGCTGGAGGCGGGGCTGTGCGGAATGCCGGTGATCGCGGCCGACCTGGAAGGGATCAGCGACGTGATACGTGAGGGAGAGAACGGGCACCTGGTGCCCAGCCAGGACGCCGAGGCGTTCCGGGCGCTGGTGCTGCGCTACCGCGCGGACCGCGCCCTGGTGGCGCAGGCGTCCAGCCGCGCGGCGGCCTACACGGCCAGCCACTTCTCGTGGTCGGCCATCGCAGACACGTTCGTGCGCATCCTCAGCCAGCACACCAAGACTACCGGCACCGTCCCGGCGGAGCTCGCCCGAGCGGCAGGGTGA
- the thrS gene encoding threonine--tRNA ligase, which yields MSKDWDGWLRDKDWQPVAPDEFKALPADEKLRRIRHSSAHVMATALRHVRPEATFAIGPATEHGFFYDVHVDSPITPDEIAAVQEGMKGVCKERQRFEVAVVPHAEAVEFFTEKGERYKLDILEKLVDQTVTFYRNGDFVDLCAGPHVPDTSFCQNVKLLTASPAHWRGEQNPSLQRITGTAWDSRDALKSYLAFVEEAKARDHRVLGQALDLFSFHPWAAGALWHPRGLTLRNELGRFWRELQPEYGYVEILNPVLYKPDLFQQSGHWEHYHEDMYIVRDASGEPDMALKPMNCPDTMLFYKTRSHSYRDLPLRVAESQILHRNEVTGALHGLMRTRSFVQDDAHIFLTPDQVQEEIRQLLGLVDRFYSLFGLEYSMKLSTRPEKYMGELEQWNAAEEALKASLDASGRGYWIDEGDGAFYGPKIDISIQDSLGRKWQCGTIQLDFQLPQRFELEYTAADGTRQTPIVVHRAIFGSMERFIGVIVEHFAGAFPVWLAPVQAVVLPISDEKQLDYAHEVTARLRKAGIRAELQQYESLNYRIRQAEKQKVPYILVLGEREQEQGSAAVRRHKVKEQRVVPVDEIVAEIAAKVNSRELDVHLAKIQPKFQEPGDTSTTDNPY from the coding sequence ATGAGCAAGGACTGGGACGGCTGGCTGCGGGACAAGGACTGGCAGCCGGTGGCGCCCGACGAGTTCAAGGCGCTGCCCGCGGACGAAAAGCTGCGGCGCATCCGCCACTCGTCGGCCCACGTGATGGCGACGGCGCTGCGGCACGTACGGCCCGAGGCCACGTTCGCCATCGGGCCGGCGACGGAGCACGGCTTCTTCTACGACGTGCACGTGGACTCGCCGATCACGCCGGACGAGATCGCGGCGGTGCAGGAGGGGATGAAGGGCGTGTGCAAGGAGCGGCAGCGCTTCGAGGTGGCTGTCGTCCCCCACGCCGAGGCGGTGGAGTTCTTCACGGAAAAGGGCGAGCGCTACAAGCTCGACATCCTGGAAAAGCTGGTGGACCAGACGGTGACGTTCTACCGCAACGGCGACTTCGTGGACCTGTGCGCCGGGCCGCACGTGCCCGACACCAGCTTCTGCCAGAACGTCAAGCTGCTGACGGCCTCGCCCGCGCACTGGCGGGGCGAGCAGAACCCGTCGCTGCAGCGCATTACGGGAACGGCGTGGGACAGCCGCGACGCGCTGAAGAGCTACCTGGCGTTCGTGGAAGAGGCCAAGGCCCGCGACCACCGCGTGCTGGGGCAGGCGCTGGACCTGTTCAGCTTCCATCCCTGGGCGGCCGGCGCACTGTGGCACCCCCGCGGGCTCACGCTGCGCAACGAGCTGGGCCGCTTCTGGCGCGAGCTGCAGCCGGAATACGGGTACGTGGAGATCCTGAACCCCGTGCTGTACAAGCCCGACCTGTTCCAGCAGTCGGGGCACTGGGAGCACTACCACGAGGACATGTACATCGTGCGCGACGCCAGCGGCGAGCCCGACATGGCGCTCAAGCCGATGAACTGCCCCGACACGATGCTGTTCTACAAGACGCGCTCGCACAGCTACCGCGACCTGCCCCTGCGCGTGGCCGAAAGCCAGATCCTTCACCGCAACGAGGTGACGGGCGCGCTCCACGGGCTGATGCGCACGCGCAGCTTCGTGCAGGACGACGCGCACATCTTCCTTACGCCCGACCAGGTGCAGGAGGAGATCCGGCAGCTGCTGGGGCTGGTGGACCGCTTCTACTCGCTGTTCGGGCTGGAGTACTCCATGAAGCTTTCCACGCGCCCCGAGAAGTACATGGGCGAGCTGGAGCAGTGGAACGCCGCCGAGGAGGCGCTCAAGGCGTCGCTGGACGCATCGGGCCGGGGATACTGGATCGACGAGGGCGACGGCGCGTTCTACGGGCCCAAGATCGACATCAGCATCCAGGACAGCCTGGGCCGTAAGTGGCAGTGCGGCACCATCCAGCTGGACTTCCAGCTTCCCCAGCGCTTCGAGCTGGAGTACACGGCGGCGGATGGCACGCGGCAGACGCCCATCGTCGTCCACCGCGCCATTTTCGGGTCGATGGAGCGCTTCATCGGCGTGATCGTGGAGCACTTCGCGGGGGCGTTCCCGGTGTGGCTGGCCCCCGTGCAGGCGGTGGTGCTGCCCATCTCCGACGAAAAGCAGCTGGACTACGCGCACGAGGTCACGGCGCGCCTGCGGAAGGCCGGCATCCGCGCGGAGCTTCAGCAGTACGAGTCGCTGAACTACCGCATCCGGCAGGCGGAAAAGCAGAAGGTGCCGTACATCCTCGTCCTGGGCGAGCGCGAGCAGGAGCAGGGCAGCGCCGCCGTGCGCCGCCACAAGGTCAAGGAGCAGCGCGTGGTGCCGGTGGACGAGATCGTGGCGGAGATTGCTGCGAAGGTGAACAGCCGCGAGCTGGACGTGCACCTGGCCAAGATCCAGCCCAAGTTCCAGGAGCCGGGCGACACGAGCACCACCGACAACCCGTACTGA
- a CDS encoding TonB family protein has translation MSSSAVLSPGLVVAGRYRIEETLAGEGSAALLRATDTRAERGVALRMLPLAGGDDGERCTRQGKLAARLTHPNLARVLDFGTDEAAGVRYVAAELGAGGTLAALLAQRGAPPLPLGLRMLQEAAAGLAAAHAAGAVHGDLHPGMLWLSRGGGKLRVEVLGLGMDPAGAPPARATARYCSPERLRRARDLAPAADVFSLGAIAYEVLAGLPADWMSLLVSMAKGQPAVVPSLLTVKPDLPPELADAVLRAVSSTPADRWCDAGEFAAALAVPLAVTAAPAPTIIPLAINVVREPAQEARAQAEPPRSIPLAVPIVAAPADVLPAPAEIATVAETLPILEIAPETAPLEIIHAEASALAEIAPAAEIELTLIDEEDEVPTLPAIATVAEPAVPSTGLEVVEEDEASAQSVPFGQLALVPASEPMVPERADTMAPQATYGATQGVPVTPIVRYGRRKPSAQPAGGHRGLIAAGVVLAVLVAGGGLVAKTAIGGSSTDAAAARLASPSLVTASPAASTSAPSTEAAAPVPEEPRTTAKPATAAADEERRRAEEKQKQDQLRRDQQRRADSIRAAQLASARQPPAQAAPALIQPPSPAENHPAPQVAVAPPPAAAAPAPAAPARSRVDPSRVYRAGELDVAPALANRADFGRVVARNYPSSASGAGNAVVQFVVLPNGTVDRSSIRVLEVSDPVFRRAATAAAGAARFTPARVDGQPVRASVSIPLTWNQN, from the coding sequence ATGTCCAGCTCCGCCGTCCTGTCTCCTGGCCTGGTCGTCGCCGGCCGCTACCGCATCGAAGAAACGCTTGCCGGCGAGGGGAGCGCCGCCCTGCTGCGCGCCACCGACACGCGCGCCGAGCGCGGGGTGGCGCTGCGCATGCTCCCGCTGGCCGGCGGGGACGATGGCGAGCGCTGCACACGGCAGGGCAAGCTGGCGGCGCGGCTGACGCACCCGAACCTGGCGCGCGTGCTGGATTTCGGGACGGACGAGGCGGCCGGGGTGCGGTATGTGGCGGCGGAGCTCGGCGCGGGGGGAACGCTGGCCGCCCTGCTGGCTCAGCGCGGCGCGCCGCCGCTGCCGCTCGGATTGCGGATGCTGCAGGAGGCCGCGGCCGGGCTGGCGGCGGCGCACGCCGCCGGGGCGGTGCACGGCGATCTGCACCCCGGGATGCTGTGGCTTTCGCGCGGGGGCGGGAAACTGCGCGTGGAGGTGCTGGGGCTGGGGATGGACCCCGCCGGGGCGCCGCCCGCGCGCGCGACCGCCCGCTACTGCTCGCCCGAGCGGCTGCGGCGCGCCCGCGACCTGGCCCCTGCGGCCGACGTGTTCAGCTTGGGCGCCATCGCCTACGAGGTGCTGGCCGGGCTGCCCGCCGATTGGATGAGCCTGCTGGTCTCCATGGCCAAGGGTCAGCCCGCCGTGGTGCCGTCGCTCCTGACGGTCAAGCCTGACCTGCCGCCGGAGCTGGCGGATGCCGTGCTGCGCGCCGTGTCGTCCACGCCGGCGGACCGCTGGTGCGACGCGGGCGAGTTCGCGGCCGCACTCGCCGTGCCTCTCGCCGTCACGGCCGCGCCCGCGCCGACGATCATCCCGCTCGCGATCAACGTCGTCCGGGAGCCCGCGCAGGAGGCCCGCGCCCAGGCTGAGCCCCCGCGATCCATCCCGCTCGCCGTACCCATCGTGGCGGCTCCGGCGGACGTGCTCCCCGCGCCCGCCGAGATCGCCACAGTCGCGGAGACTCTGCCGATCCTGGAGATCGCCCCGGAAACTGCTCCGCTGGAGATCATCCACGCGGAAGCTTCGGCACTTGCGGAGATCGCTCCGGCTGCGGAAATCGAACTGACCCTGATCGACGAAGAGGACGAGGTCCCGACGCTGCCGGCTATCGCGACGGTCGCGGAGCCTGCAGTCCCGTCCACCGGGCTGGAGGTGGTTGAGGAAGACGAGGCGTCGGCGCAGTCGGTTCCTTTCGGCCAGCTCGCCCTTGTTCCGGCGTCGGAGCCCATGGTGCCGGAGCGGGCGGACACGATGGCACCGCAGGCGACGTACGGTGCTACGCAGGGCGTGCCGGTGACCCCGATCGTGCGATACGGCCGTCGCAAGCCGAGCGCACAGCCGGCGGGGGGACACCGCGGGCTGATCGCTGCCGGGGTGGTGCTCGCGGTGCTGGTCGCGGGTGGCGGACTGGTGGCGAAGACGGCCATCGGCGGTTCGTCCACGGATGCCGCCGCGGCGCGTCTCGCCTCGCCCTCACTGGTGACTGCTTCGCCCGCCGCGTCCACGTCCGCTCCGTCCACGGAGGCTGCTGCGCCGGTGCCCGAGGAGCCGAGGACCACGGCGAAGCCCGCCACGGCGGCGGCCGACGAGGAGCGCCGCCGCGCGGAGGAAAAGCAGAAGCAGGACCAGCTTCGTCGCGACCAGCAGCGGCGAGCCGATTCCATCCGCGCCGCCCAGCTCGCGTCGGCACGGCAGCCCCCGGCGCAGGCGGCGCCTGCCCTGATTCAGCCGCCCAGCCCGGCGGAGAACCACCCGGCGCCGCAGGTGGCGGTGGCGCCTCCGCCCGCGGCAGCGGCCCCGGCGCCGGCCGCGCCCGCCCGTTCACGCGTGGACCCGTCGCGCGTGTACCGTGCGGGCGAGTTGGACGTGGCGCCGGCGCTCGCCAACCGCGCCGACTTCGGCCGCGTGGTCGCCCGCAACTACCCGTCGTCAGCATCGGGCGCGGGGAACGCGGTGGTGCAGTTCGTCGTGCTGCCGAACGGAACGGTGGACCGCTCGTCCATCCGCGTGCTCGAGGTGTCGGACCCGGTCTTCCGCCGTGCCGCTACCGCGGCTGCGGGTGCCGCCCGGTTTACCCCGGCCCGTGTGGATGGGCAGCCCGTCCGGGCCTCGGTGTCCATCCCGCTCACCTGGAATCAGAACTAA
- a CDS encoding lipid A deacylase LpxR family protein, with amino-acid sequence MRAATRLAIMARTVFGFGLVVACAAPLAAQAVMAFNVRLDNDILALRGRGAPPDYDYTHGLHVYAELSRNPRPLALLQTCAADGDALPCLRIRLHAGQEIYTPRRDAPTPVEGERPYAAWLYAGAEGVVEERGRQRSLVVQLGIVGPAALGEPVQNGVHRLNGSEPQVGWAHQLGTEPGLLVRYRDERVFEVDFGPLGPAQLRPGWTVVLGNVRTATQAGVSARLGSADGRGPFLLLGGSNEWVVRDLFLDGNTFRGNSTARKLPFVAAGEVGAGYGFGRWSVEYRFVSRGRQYQAQPRPHAYGSLGVQVNRR; translated from the coding sequence ATGCGCGCTGCGACGCGACTTGCGATCATGGCGCGCACCGTCTTCGGTTTCGGGCTGGTCGTGGCCTGCGCCGCACCGCTCGCGGCGCAGGCGGTGATGGCGTTCAACGTACGGCTGGACAACGACATCCTCGCGCTCCGCGGCCGCGGGGCGCCACCCGACTACGACTACACCCACGGGCTGCACGTCTACGCGGAGCTGAGCCGCAATCCACGTCCGCTCGCCCTCCTGCAGACGTGCGCCGCGGACGGCGATGCGCTCCCGTGCCTGCGCATCCGGCTGCACGCGGGGCAGGAGATCTACACGCCGCGCCGCGACGCGCCCACGCCAGTGGAGGGGGAGCGGCCCTACGCTGCCTGGCTGTACGCCGGTGCGGAAGGCGTGGTGGAGGAGCGCGGGCGGCAGCGGTCGCTAGTGGTTCAACTGGGGATCGTTGGGCCGGCGGCGCTGGGCGAGCCGGTGCAGAACGGGGTTCACCGGCTGAACGGCTCCGAACCGCAGGTGGGGTGGGCGCACCAGCTCGGCACCGAGCCGGGGCTGCTGGTGCGGTACCGCGACGAGCGGGTGTTCGAGGTGGATTTCGGCCCGCTGGGCCCGGCCCAGCTTCGCCCGGGATGGACGGTCGTGCTGGGCAACGTGCGCACCGCCACGCAGGCGGGCGTCAGTGCGCGGCTGGGCTCGGCGGACGGGCGCGGGCCGTTCCTGCTGCTCGGTGGATCGAACGAGTGGGTGGTCCGCGACCTGTTCCTGGACGGCAACACGTTCCGGGGCAACTCCACTGCGCGCAAGCTGCCCTTCGTCGCCGCGGGAGAAGTCGGGGCGGGATACGGCTTCGGACGCTGGAGCGTGGAGTACCGGTTCGTCTCCCGCGGCCGGCAGTACCAAGCGCAGCCGCGTCCCCACGCGTACGGCTCGCTCGGCGTGCAGGTGAACCGGCGCTGA